One stretch of Epinephelus lanceolatus isolate andai-2023 chromosome 15, ASM4190304v1, whole genome shotgun sequence DNA includes these proteins:
- the ptbp1a gene encoding polypyrimidine tract-binding protein 1a isoform X2: MNSANGNDSKKFKGDVRSPGVPSRVVHVRKLPNDINEAEVIGLGLPFGKVTNLLMLKGKNQAFLELNSEECAQTMVSYYSSVTPVIRNHPIYMQYSTHKELKTDNSPNQVRAQAALQAVNALHGGGMTSMAIPADAASMGGAGSQSPVLRVIVENLFYPVTLDVLHQIFSKFGTVLKIITFTKNNQFQALIQYADGLTAQHAKLSLDGQNIYNACCTLRISFSKLTSLNVKYNNDKSRDYTRPDLPTADSQPSLDHQTMAAAAFAAPGIISASPYGGAHAFPPTFAIQQASGLSMPGIPGALASLGVGHSGMAAAAAAASRLGLSGLTATGGHHVLLVSNLNPESVTPHCLFILFGVYGDVMRVKILFNKKENALIQMSDSTQAQLAMSHLNGQRLHGRAMRVTSSKHTTVQLPREGHEDQGLTKDYSNSPLHRFKKPGSKNYSNIFPPSATLHLSNIPPSVVEDDLRRLFASSGATVKAFKFFQKDRKMALIQMGSVEEAIESLIEFHNHDLGENHHLRVSFSKSTI, from the exons ATGAACTCAG CCAATGGCAACGACAGCAAAAAATTCAAAGGTGACGTCCGCAGTCCTGGTGTTCCGTCACGTGTGGTCCACGTACGCAAGCTGCCCAACGACATAAACGAGGCTGAAGTTATTGGCCTGGGACTGCCCTTTGGGAAGGTCACTAATCTGCTGATGCTCAAAGGGAAAAACCAG GCATTCTTGGAACTGAACAGCGAGGAGTGTGCACAGACGATGGTGAGCTACTACTCCTCTGTCACCCCTGTCATCAGAAACCACCCTATTTACATGCAATACTCAACCCATAAGGAGCTCAAGACGGACAACTCCCCCAACCAAGTG CGTGCCCAGGCAGCTCTGCAGGCAGTCAATGCACTGCATGGAGGTGGGATGACTAGCATGGCCATTCCCGCAGATGCAGCCAGCATGGGAGGAGCAGGGTCCCAGAGCCCTGTGCTCAGAGTCATAGTGGAGAACCTTTTCTACCCCGTCACCCTGGATGTACTACACCAG ATTTTCTCCAAGTTTGGCACTGTGCTGAAGATCATCACCTTTACGAAGAACAACCAGTTCCAGGCTCTGATTCAGTACGCCGATGGCTTGACAGCTCAGCATGCCAAACTG TCTCTGGATGGACAGAACATCTACAATGCCTGCTGTACCCTGAGAATCAGCTTCTCCAAGCTCACCAGCCTCAACGTCAAATACAACAACGACAAGAGCAGAGATTACACCCGACCAGACCTCCCCACCGCTGACTCACAGCCCTCCCTTGACCACCAGACCATGGCGGCTGCTGCATTCG CTGCTCCGGGCATTATCTCAGCCTCTCCCTATGGTGGAGCTCATGCCTTCCCCCCAACCTTTGCCATCCAGCAGGCATCAG GCCTGTCGATGCCTGGCATTCCCGGGGCCCTGGCGTCCCTTGGCGTGGGCCATAGTGGCATGGCGGCTGCCGCAGCGGCCGCTAGCCGGCTCGGCCTGTCAGGGCTCACTGCCACTGGGGGACACCACGTCTTGCTGGTCAGCAACCTGAACCCTGAG AGCGTTACGCCACACTGCCTCTTTATTCTTTTCG GTGTGTACGGCGATGTGATGAGAGTGAAGATCCTGTTTAATAAAAAGGAGAATGCTCTGATCCAGATGTCTGATAGCACACAGGCTCAGCTAG CTATGAGCCACCTGAATGGCCAGCGTCTTCACGGCAGGGCCATGcgtgtgacatcatcaaaacacaccACAGTGCAGCTCCCCAGAGAAGGCCACGAGGACCAGGGCCTCACAAAGGACTACAGCAACTCACCTCTGCACCGCTTCAAGAAGCCCGGCTCCAAAAATTATTCCAACATCTTCCCACCCTCTGCAACACTCCACCTCTCCAACATACC gccttctgtggtggagGATGACCTCAGGAGGCTTTTTGCCAGCTCAGGAGCCACAGTCAAGGCCTTCAAGTTCTTTCA AAAAGACCGCAAGATGGCCCTGATCCAGATGGGCTCAGTCGAGGAGGCGATCGAGTCCCTCATAGAGTTTCACAACCACGACCTGGGAGAGAACCACCACCTTCGAGTGTCCTTCTCAAAGTCCACCATCTGA
- the ptbp1a gene encoding polypyrimidine tract-binding protein 1a isoform X1 — MDGRLDADLYPLGSGYVPEIEGVHDISVGTKRGSDELFSSCISNGPYIMNSANGNDSKKFKGDVRSPGVPSRVVHVRKLPNDINEAEVIGLGLPFGKVTNLLMLKGKNQAFLELNSEECAQTMVSYYSSVTPVIRNHPIYMQYSTHKELKTDNSPNQVRAQAALQAVNALHGGGMTSMAIPADAASMGGAGSQSPVLRVIVENLFYPVTLDVLHQIFSKFGTVLKIITFTKNNQFQALIQYADGLTAQHAKLSLDGQNIYNACCTLRISFSKLTSLNVKYNNDKSRDYTRPDLPTADSQPSLDHQTMAAAAFAAPGIISASPYGGAHAFPPTFAIQQASGLSMPGIPGALASLGVGHSGMAAAAAAASRLGLSGLTATGGHHVLLVSNLNPESVTPHCLFILFGVYGDVMRVKILFNKKENALIQMSDSTQAQLAMSHLNGQRLHGRAMRVTSSKHTTVQLPREGHEDQGLTKDYSNSPLHRFKKPGSKNYSNIFPPSATLHLSNIPPSVVEDDLRRLFASSGATVKAFKFFQKDRKMALIQMGSVEEAIESLIEFHNHDLGENHHLRVSFSKSTI, encoded by the exons ATGGACGG CCGCCTAGACGCTGACTTGTATCCTCTGGGATCCGGCTACGTCCCTGAAATTGA AGGTGTCCATGACATATCAGTTGGCACAAAG aGGGGATCCGACGAACTCTTTTCTTCCTGCATATCCAACGGGCCCTATATCATGAACTCAG CCAATGGCAACGACAGCAAAAAATTCAAAGGTGACGTCCGCAGTCCTGGTGTTCCGTCACGTGTGGTCCACGTACGCAAGCTGCCCAACGACATAAACGAGGCTGAAGTTATTGGCCTGGGACTGCCCTTTGGGAAGGTCACTAATCTGCTGATGCTCAAAGGGAAAAACCAG GCATTCTTGGAACTGAACAGCGAGGAGTGTGCACAGACGATGGTGAGCTACTACTCCTCTGTCACCCCTGTCATCAGAAACCACCCTATTTACATGCAATACTCAACCCATAAGGAGCTCAAGACGGACAACTCCCCCAACCAAGTG CGTGCCCAGGCAGCTCTGCAGGCAGTCAATGCACTGCATGGAGGTGGGATGACTAGCATGGCCATTCCCGCAGATGCAGCCAGCATGGGAGGAGCAGGGTCCCAGAGCCCTGTGCTCAGAGTCATAGTGGAGAACCTTTTCTACCCCGTCACCCTGGATGTACTACACCAG ATTTTCTCCAAGTTTGGCACTGTGCTGAAGATCATCACCTTTACGAAGAACAACCAGTTCCAGGCTCTGATTCAGTACGCCGATGGCTTGACAGCTCAGCATGCCAAACTG TCTCTGGATGGACAGAACATCTACAATGCCTGCTGTACCCTGAGAATCAGCTTCTCCAAGCTCACCAGCCTCAACGTCAAATACAACAACGACAAGAGCAGAGATTACACCCGACCAGACCTCCCCACCGCTGACTCACAGCCCTCCCTTGACCACCAGACCATGGCGGCTGCTGCATTCG CTGCTCCGGGCATTATCTCAGCCTCTCCCTATGGTGGAGCTCATGCCTTCCCCCCAACCTTTGCCATCCAGCAGGCATCAG GCCTGTCGATGCCTGGCATTCCCGGGGCCCTGGCGTCCCTTGGCGTGGGCCATAGTGGCATGGCGGCTGCCGCAGCGGCCGCTAGCCGGCTCGGCCTGTCAGGGCTCACTGCCACTGGGGGACACCACGTCTTGCTGGTCAGCAACCTGAACCCTGAG AGCGTTACGCCACACTGCCTCTTTATTCTTTTCG GTGTGTACGGCGATGTGATGAGAGTGAAGATCCTGTTTAATAAAAAGGAGAATGCTCTGATCCAGATGTCTGATAGCACACAGGCTCAGCTAG CTATGAGCCACCTGAATGGCCAGCGTCTTCACGGCAGGGCCATGcgtgtgacatcatcaaaacacaccACAGTGCAGCTCCCCAGAGAAGGCCACGAGGACCAGGGCCTCACAAAGGACTACAGCAACTCACCTCTGCACCGCTTCAAGAAGCCCGGCTCCAAAAATTATTCCAACATCTTCCCACCCTCTGCAACACTCCACCTCTCCAACATACC gccttctgtggtggagGATGACCTCAGGAGGCTTTTTGCCAGCTCAGGAGCCACAGTCAAGGCCTTCAAGTTCTTTCA AAAAGACCGCAAGATGGCCCTGATCCAGATGGGCTCAGTCGAGGAGGCGATCGAGTCCCTCATAGAGTTTCACAACCACGACCTGGGAGAGAACCACCACCTTCGAGTGTCCTTCTCAAAGTCCACCATCTGA